In the Aythya fuligula isolate bAytFul2 chromosome 8, bAytFul2.pri, whole genome shotgun sequence genome, one interval contains:
- the LRRC41 gene encoding leucine-rich repeat-containing protein 41, with protein MAARRGAMAAEGPSSLLALSAAAVSRSMAALEPDVWALPGHLLRGLLPLLSVFRLERAEAAARRAGLSTQPVWRKLWDDVMKTRPPNSESITCWRKKFLETFFSNVLHGVLDVSSDWRLNDHHFSPLLHSSPHVTQLTLCNMLQGAVELTAEHNQKVLENLAHSLRILKFQHLLSSDQSVRHSLVLLLHRLIHHGSVSQLSIYSWPVPDTVLLVLILSMSAGFWRSGNALAYRSSPCGLCREEGNAQSQGSTREQPEREWSDGENLKGSCGALKEADVQVEGDGQGAGPGQNSGLSRLSCPLQNRACEEASSKVSCDHASMQGGSSCCSKQLSCHPVLRKSRRRLKSAVGKKRRCLRRSRGLCADPDDLYDFVFTVAREDSSGLLDKNSIAEGENAGNWTSSSSGYPCSGNAGCKKRGGSAGIFPLKTAPRFRSVSTLELCSIPLTGDMCRTLSNLLSSWVSLENLVLSYNGLGANIFCILSGLRALSRHPDCRLHVLRVSDVFSHMPCMELVRCILSTLPQLHTLSVSFDLKNQLEGNGPEGNPSCSDAEIPESCLEQLEIRFPREPLHTMFLLPVLKASKSLQQLSLDSATLPSSQELGLLLQALKECNPSLKKLSFHDVNLADHQKEVLLLLQDPVLQEISFSFCRLFESCTAEFLTEIINTVKRNSSLKSLRLPGNRLGNHRLVALADIFSEDSSSSLCQLDVSSNCIKPDGLLEFTKKLEGHIQQRGGRIQFTHLRLFQNWLDQDAETAQEALRRLKAVCSVVNDSWDSSQAFADYISVM; from the exons atggcggcgcggcgcggggctATGGCGGCGGAGGGGCCGAGCAGCCTCCTGGCGCTCAGCGCCGCGGCCGTGAGCCGCAGCATGGCGGCCCTGGAGCCCGATGTGTGGG CGCTGCCCGGGCACCTCCTGAGGGGGCTCCTGCCGCTGCTCTCCGTCTTCCGTCTGGAGAGAGCCGAGGCCGCCGCGCGGAGAGCAG GGCTCTCCACGCAGCCCGTCTGGCGCAAGCTGTGGGATGACGTGATGAAAACCAGGCCCCCCAACTCGGAG AGTATAacctgctggaggaagaagtTCCTTGAAACGTTCTTCTCAAATGTCCTTCACGGTGTCTTGGATGTTTCCTCTGACTGGCGCCTCAACGACCATCATTTCTCACCACTGCTCCACAGTTCACCACACGTCACGCAGCTCACCCTGTGCAACATGCTGCAGGGCGCCGTGGAGCTCACTGCTGAGCACAACCAAAAAGTGCTCGAGAACCTGGCCCACTCCCTGCGGATCCTGAAGTTCCAGCACCTCCTCTCCTCAGACCAGTCCGTCAGGCATTCACTGGTTTTACTTCTTCACCGGCTGATTCACCATGGCTCAGTCAGCCAGTTGTCCATATATTCCTGGCCTGTTCCTGACACGGTTCTTCTCGTTCTCATTTTGAGCATGAGCGCTGGCTTTTGGCGGTCAGGAAATGCTCTTGCCTATCGCAGCAGCCCGTGTGGCCTTTGCAGAGAGGAGGGCAATGCCCAAAGCCAGGGGTCAACACGAGAGCAACCAGAGAGGGAGTGGAGCGATGGGGAGAACCTGAAGGGATCCTGCGGGGCTCTGAAGGAGGCTGATGTGCAGGTGGAGGGGGATGGACAGGGAGCTGGCCCTGGCCAGAACTCCGGCCTCTCCAGACTGAGCTGTCCTCTGCAAAACCGAGCGTGCGAGGAGGCAAGCAGCAAGGTGTCCTGTGACCACGCCAGCATGCAAGGAGGGTCTTCTTGCTGCTCCAAACAGCTGTCCTGTCACCCGGTCCTTCGAAAGTCTCGCAGACGGCTGAAATCTGCAGTAGGGAAGAAACGCCGCTGCCTCAGACGCAGCAGGGGACTGTGTGCTGACCCGGATGACCtgtatgattttgtttttactgttgctAGAGAAGACAGTTCAGGACTACTTGACAAAAACAGCATCGCAGAGGGAGAAAACGCTGGGAACTGGACTAGTTCCTCCAGTGGATATCCATGCTCTGGCAATGCTGGCTGTAAGAAAAGAGGAGGATCTGCTGGGATCTTTCCTCTGAAAACTGCTCCCCGCTTCCGAAGTGTGTCCACACTTGAATTGTGCTCCATCCCTTTGACTGGGGACATGTGTCGGACTCTGAGTAACCTGCTAAGCTCCTGGGTGTCTTTAGAAAACCTGGTTCTGTCTTACAACG GCCTGGGTGCGAACATCTTCTGCATCCTCTCGGGGCTCCGGGCCCTTTCCCGACACCCGGACTGCCGCCTCCACGTGCTGCGCGTGAGCGACGTCTTCTCCCACATGCCCTGCATGGAGCTCGTTCGCTGCATCCTCAGcacccttccccagctccacaCACTCTCCGTCAGCTTCGACCTCAAGAACCAGCTGGAGGGGAACGGCCCAGAGGGGAATCCAAGCTGCAGTGATGCAGAAATCCCAG agagctgcctggagcagctggagatCCGATTCCCCAGGGAACCTCTGCACACCATGTTCCTGCTGCCAGTGCTTAAGGCTTCAAAGTCCCTCCAGCAGTTGTCTCTTGACAGCGCCACGCTGCCCTCTTCCCAGGAGCTCGGGCTCCTTTTGCAGGCACTTAAAG agtgcAATCCAAGCTTGAAGAAGCTGAGCTTTCACGATGTGAACCTGGCTGACCACCAAAAAGAAGTTCTGCTTTTGCTTCAGGATCCCGTCTTGCAAG AAATCTCATTCTCTTTCTGCCGGCTGTTTGAAAGCTGCACTGCTGAGTTTCTGACGGAAATCATCAATACAGTGAAGAGAAATTCATCTTTGAAGAGCCTCAGACTGCCGGGGAATCGCCTTG GGAATCACAGGCTGGTTGCCCTGGCAGACATTTTCTCTGAAgattcctcctcttctctttgcCAGCTGGACGTCAG CTCAAACTGCATTAAACCTGATGGGCTCCTGGAATTCACCAAGAAGCTAGAAGGCCACATCCAGCAGAGAGGGGGACGGATTCAATTCACCCACCTCCGCCTCTTTCAAAATTGGCTGGATCAGGATGCTGAGACAGCTCAAGAAGCCCTTCGGCGTCTCAAAGCAGTGTGCAGCGTGGTCAATGACTCGTGGGACTCTTCCCAGGCCTTTGCTGACTACATCAGTGTCATGTGA
- the NSUN4 gene encoding 5-methylcytosine rRNA methyltransferase NSUN4, whose protein sequence is MVLGGRPLLPLLRWGLGTPGLGAAPRRHRHKEKWAATAPRIPATRLALHHFDASYSPQLGERWPAVRAALLCEQKYGALLNSFASADHVAQELELHNAADFISEAARKAQSLLQGSEVGVEKGESVPQEGHGGGRTVTPAGTPTPPPPPAPIGSNIKCYTFPRGDITRFRPAWPDSLGLLSYYLMDAASLLPVLALNVQPDDFVLDLCAAPGGKTLALLQTGACGHLAANDVSVSRTKRLYQILSSYVPKNVREAVSVTSYDGRDWAELEGGTFHKVLVDVPCTTDRHSVMETDNNIFHRRRTKERQMLPMLQLQLLISGILATKPGGDVVYSTCSLSPLQNEYVIERAIEIAETQFNITTHAEDLSHFRTLFQDTFSFSSDCRLGELVLPHLTANFGPIYFCKLHRA, encoded by the exons ATGGTTTTGGGGGGGcggccgctgctgccgctgctgcgaTGGGGTTTGGGGACCCCGGGGCTGGGCGCGGCGCCGCGGCGGCACCGCCACAAGGAGAAGTGG gctgccaCGGCGCCCCGCATCCCCGCCACGCGGCTGGCGCTGCACCACTTCGACGCCAGCTACAGCCCGCAGCTGGGGGAGCGCTGGCCGGCCGTGCGCGCCGCGCTGCTGTGCGAGCAGAAGTACGGCGCCCTGCTCAACAGCTTCGCCTCCGCCGACCACGTCgcccaggagctggagctgcacaACGCCGCCGATTTCATTTCCGAAGCTGCCAGAAAGGCGCAGAGTTTGCTGCAGGGCTCAGAAGTAGGAGTGGAGAAGGGGGAGAGCGTGCCCCAGGAGGGGCATGGTGGAGGCAGGACGGTGACACCGGCAGGGACGCCGACACCACCGCCACCACCTGCCCCCATCGGCTCCAACATCAAGTGCTACACCTTCCCCAGGGGGGACATCACGCGCTTTCGTCCTGCTTG GCCAGACTCTCTGGGGCTCCTCAGCTACTATCTGATGGATGCAGCATCCCTCCTGCCCGTTTTGGCCCTCAACGTGCAGCCGGATGACTTCGTCCTTGATCTCTGTGCAGCTCCAGGTGGCAAGactctggctctgctgcagactGGGGCTTGTG GGCATCTGGCAGCCAACGACGTCTCCGTTTCCCGCACAAAGAGATTGTACCAGATTCTCAGTAGCTACGTTCCCAAAAATGTCAGGGAAGCCGTGAGTGTCACGTCGTACGACGGAAGGGactgggcagagctggaaggTGGAACTTTCCATAAG gtcctCGTGGACGTGCCCTGCACAACAGACAGGCACTCTGTGATGGAGACAGACAACAACATCTTCCACAGAAGGAGAACCAAGGAGCGTCAGATGTTGCcgatgctgcagctgcagctgctgat TTCTGGGATCCTTGCTACCAAGCCAGGAGGAGACGTGGTGTATTCTACGTGCTCCCTCTCCCCGCTGCAGAACGAATACGTGATCGAGAGAGCGATAGAAATTGCAGAAACCCAGTTCAACATCACGACCCACGCCGAGGACTTGAGCCACTTCCGCACACTCTTCCAggacacattttctttctcctcagatTGCCGGCTGGGGGAGCTCGTTCTTCCTCACCTCACAGCCAACTTTGGACCTATCTATTTCTGCAAGTTACACCGAGCATAG
- the LOC116491877 gene encoding vitamin D3 hydroxylase-associated protein-like, translating to MRPIGGPASQNWMTMPDHGIEIRGSSKIIQQQLRQLLPEPEVAPAAALGLLCGSAVAVVVWKWLGERQIQQKMEEAQRTREEGVKKMAEAVRQFREQVPIAQTDTILSLPLLELAGRLQEGSLSPKTVLYTYIEKALEVTQQTNCVRHFIPECEEQLQEIQGQKEKGLLYGIPVSIKDHIGHKGQLSTCGLVQYLGTPEQEDSVLVKVLKRQGAIPFAKTNVPQSLFNYDCSNTIFGQTLNPLNHQKTPGGSSGGEGALIAGGGSILGIGSDVGGSIRLPSSFCGLCGLKPTAKRLSLSGVNGPVSGILSVPSALGPMARDVDSLALCMKALLCDEMFRLDPTVPPIPFNEEVYSSSAPLRVGYYDTDGFFLLPPCMRRAVRETREALQAAGHTLVPFSPLRIQYVMNELFLKTFFADGGRAWLDEFTGNIVDPSLKPQVTCYKIPRLVKKLLALILKPLFPRLADYLNALCGMRSVNELWNQQHQIEAYRSQFITQWRELQLDVVLCPVLGPAFTVGFPGKLLPAVSSTMLYNVLNFPAGVVPVSVVTEADEEELKHYQGCYDDSWDRTLKQAVAGAVGLPVAVQCVALPWQEELCLRFMKEVETLSRRMGAA from the exons ATGAGACCCATAGGAGGACCCGCCAGCCAAAACTGGATGACCATGCCAGACCATGGCATTG AGATCAGAGGGTCGAGCAAAATTATCCAGCAACAGCTGAGACAGCTCCTGCCAGAGCCAGAagtggctcctgctgctgccctcggCCTTCTCTGTGGCTCAGCGGTGGCCGTGGTAGTCTGGAAGTGGCTGGGTGAAAGGCAGATCcagcagaaaatggaagaggCTCAGAGGACCCGGGAGGAAGGTGTGAAGAAAATGGCAGAGGCTGTCCGGCAGTTCAGGGAGCAG GTCCCCATTGCGCAGACAGATACCATCCTGTCCCTACCCCTGCTGGAACTTGCTGGGAGACTACAGGAAGGGTCCTTGTCCCCCAAGACCGTCCTCTACACCTACATAGAGAAG GCCCTGGAAGTGACCCAGCAGACAAACTGTGTGCGACATTTTATCCCAGAGTGTgaggagcagctccaggaaaTACAAGGGCAGAAGGAGAAGGGGCTTCTCTACGGCATCCCTGTCAGCATCAAGGACCACATTGGCCACAAG GGGCAACTGTCAACTTGTGGGCTTGTGCAATACCTGGGCACTCCAGAGCAGGAGGACAGCGTCCTAGTCAAGGTTTTGAAGAGACAGGGGGCCATCCCATTCGCTAAGACCAACGTGCCGCAATCCCTCTTCAA CTATGACTGCAGCAATACCATCTTTGGCCAGACCCTGAACCCCCTCAACCACCAGAAGACCCCCGGAGGCTCCTCAGGAGGGGAGGGAGCTCTGATCGCAGGGGGAGGCTCCATCCTGGGCATCGGCTCGGACGTTGGTGGCAGCATCCGCCTGCCATCCAGCTTCTGCGGGCTGTGCGGGCTCAAACCCACGGCCAAAAGGCTCAG CCTGTCTGGAGTGAATGGCCCAGTCAGTGGGATCCTGTCAG TTCCCTCTGCGCTGGGGCCGATGGCGAGAGATGTGGACAGCCTGGCCCTCTGCATGAAGGCACTGCTCTGTGATGAGATGTTCCGGCTGGACCCCACCGTGCCCCCCATCCCCTTCAACGAGGAG GTGTACTcaagctctgctcctctgcGGGTCGGGTACTACGACACCGACGGcttcttcctgctgcctccttgcATGCGCAGGGCGGTGCGTGAGACCAGGgaggctctgcaggcagcagggcacaCG CTGGTGCCCTTTTCTCCACTTCGGATCCAGTATGTCATGAATGAACTGtttctgaagacattttttgCTGATGGAGGCCGTGCTTGGTTGGATGAGTT CACAGGAAATATTGTAGATCCAAGCTTAAAACCACAGGTGACTTGCTACAAGATCCCAAGGCTGGTGAAGAAGCTGCTGGCTCTGATTCTTAAACCTCTG TTTCCCCGCCTGGCTGACTATCTGAATGCCTTGTGTGGAATGAG GTCAGTGAATGAATTGTGGAATCAACAGCATCAAATAGAG gcataccgCTCGCAGTTCATCACCCAGTGGAGGGAACTCCAGCTGGACGTCGTGCTGTGCCCTGTCCTAGGGCCTGCCTTCACCGTGGGATTCCCAGGGAAACTCCTCC ctgctgtctcTTCCACGATGCTGTACAACGTCTTGAACTTCCCCGCTGGGGTCGTGCCCGTCAGCGTGGTGACAGAAGCTGACGAGGAAGAACTGAAGCATTACCAAGGATGCTACGATGACTCCTGGGACAGGACACTGAAACAG GCTGTGGCAGGAGCCGTGGGGCTGCCCGTGGCCGTGCAGTGCGTGGCCTTGCCgtggcaggaggagctgtgcctgcGCTTCATGAAGGAGGTGGAGACGCTCAGCCGCAGGATGGGAGCAGCGTAG
- the LOC116491834 gene encoding cytochrome b-c1 complex subunit 6, mitochondrial: protein MGLHGAAGRGGEPEEEEEEELVDPLTTLREHCEQTEKCAKARERLELCDARVSSRSQTEEQCTEELFDFLHARDHCVAHKLFTKLK from the exons ATGGGGCTGCACGGAGCTGCCGGGCGCGGAGGGGAGCCTGAG gaggaggaggaggaggagctggtg gaccccctgACCACCCTGCGGGAGCACTGCGAGCAGACGGAGAAGTGTGCCAAGGCGAGGGAGCGGCTGGAGCTGTGCGATGCCAGGGTGTCCTCCAGGTCCCAGACGGAGGAGCAGTGCACCGAGGAGCTCTTCGATTTCCTGCACGCCAGGGACCACTGC GTTGCTCACAAGCTCTTTACCAAGCTGAAATGA